The genomic region ACAGGTCCCGATGCTAGTCTTGGGTTTCACAACAGAGCGGTATATAGCGGTGTGCCATCCATTTGTGATGGAAAAATATTGCACAGTAAAACGCGCGGTAATAGTGATATGCTGTATGGGTTGCGCCTCGGTCGCCCTGGGGCTAATTCAGGTGTACGTGTGGTCATACAGTGACATGTTTGGCTGCGTGTTTCGCGAAGGCGCTGAAATCTTCCAGCAAGCGTGGACGTGGTTCACAGAAATGCTCCTGTTTCTCATTCTGCCCGTGGCTTGTCTATTGCTTAACTTGCTTGTGATCAGAGAAATCAAGCGGCTTTCAATGGAAAGCGCCGCTCACGGTCAGGGAACAAACCCGGCCTCCACAATCACGTTATTGTGTGTCTCGTTCTACTTCATATTTACACTACTTCCGGCAACGATTGTGTACGCGATGCAGCAGTCTGTCACGCAAGGCGACCCTTCACTTCCGCTTGAGCAATGGGCATCAGACCCAGTATGGAGCAGTTATTTCACGTACTTAACGATCCGTAAAATCGTGGAAGAAATTTGTCTCTCTAATTATGCAacgtatttcattatttactaCGCCACAGGTGTATACTTCAGGCGTTCATTTAGACAGATGTTGTGTACACCTATCAAACCAAACAGTCGTGCCAAGACTTCAGACTTCAGTGTGTCGTTATCTAACGGCAAGCACACGTGCGCAGAGACAGTTGTTCTGAATGACATGGAATCTCCGAGTGACACAtgacattatttaataattaaacaagtttCGTGTAGAGAATTTATTGCAAAACCTTTATATATTTGCTTATCATCAATAACATTTGGTTACACGTTTTGGACATCTTACTTCTTGTATATtactatttaataatgttttaaatgtatggttatgttttatgaatgcattAAGTACTTACACTTGAATTTCGtataaaatagtttgtatataaatgCCTTTCCTTCATAATAGGTTTCGTAAGAAACCAACTGGCAGCATTAattaaaactgttgtttttttcggagaataaattgtgttttagtctacataaaatatatctaaTACACGTATCTGTCAGCTCTTTTGTATAAACTATTTGTGTTGATATGGTAATGATTAAGAACTTGCAAGGGATCAAGTAAGTCGAACAATTATCTTATCTATAGACAAAGAGTAATTTGGTTTAATCAGCTGGTGCTCCGAGCCAATTACAATGCTGTtgatgtatttaaaatcaaaatttaaaattacgAAGCAcataaaattacatgttttggATCTAAATGATTAAAAGAACGACAATGTATGACCGTTAATCCATAATTCATACAGTTATATTTTAACTCGGTGCAGCGACTTCCCTAAAAGGTGTTTGGTCAGCAATTCTTTATTTAACGTTCAAAATTCCTTGACGAATGATAGTATAAGCATTAATAATCCTAATTGCATAAAGTCAATATAGTTTTCCTTTCGTCCctgttctaaaataaatatgtgtgtaCGTGTGACCATATCACTCGTATTTGTAAACAGAAGCACGCACATGAATTGGCtcttttttgaaatgtttacaaataaacattccTTCAAGGTTATCATCTCTATCATCCGgttcaagaaataatgcgtGTATGATTTGTCTTATGATTCAAAGATTTTGAGATgtctattttgattattatcaGCATTATTCACATATTTCCCAAGATCACTTCATGCAGAcaaactgaaatgaaatattactttCTAAGCCAAGAACAGTTTGCGGTAAACGAAGCACTGTAATTTGATGAGGGTTCTAATGATGAAATTGCGAAGAAATAAACTGGAATGGCTTAAAGAGCACGGCGGGCAATGATTGagtcaaaacatttttacgCATACAAAATGTTCCTAAGCGTCTTCTGTTGTAGGACCAATGAGTGCGAATTGGAAGTTAACAATTAgtatctaaatttaaaaaaaagggtTTATCAGAGAAACAAATCGGGAAATGAAGTTCCACATAGGATTGTCAAAAGCTGtgctaaatgtaaaagttcttATCAAaactcaaaatctgattgtcTTAGGTTTAAGCAATCCCTTCACATAGTTGTGGCTATTTGATGACAAACGGTTGCATCGttacaacttttaaattttgttggCTATATCTAAAGCACTAGGCTTGATTTTGTAACGTTGTGGTGCCATGAGTAGTTCGTGGTGCTCGTGAATCGGAATTTAgtagaaaataaattgtgaaaaaaataataataatttctagGCTGTATTATGCCTGCATTTATTGTatgatatttgttgtttgtacaGTAAAATATCCACTCTATTCACAACAGCTCCATACTTAATGTTTAATGCGTTCACATCGCCTGAATCATTTCCTAAAAGATCAACGTCTGTCCCACCTAATGTTTTTGCTGTCAAACATGATCACATACGATAATGATTCACTGTTTATCTTTGCAATACGGTCAATCATCGTGTCAAATACCTACATGTCGATGTCACAATCGAGTTGATTAAACTTTATATATGGATTTTGAGACTGGCATCTATAGCTAATTTTAGAATATGCTCGAGTCAATTATCTAAAACCCCTCCTATCCCCGGCAGCGAACTTGTCATGTTTTCGGGCCTTCCATAAACCAAAATTCCTTTTCGTAACCTTAAACACTTAAGATGAATTTCACTGTGCCTGACTGCACGTGCATCATtgattttaaaccatttaactagatccaacaacaacaaaaacatgttgttaagCGGGAATTTGTTCGATAAAACTTAAGAACTCTGACAGAGTCCTCCTAACATCGCGTAAGgagaaaatgtataaaacttcATCTAACATTTGGTGAATATTGTTTCCGGATTCCCATCTTAAACTCCCATTTTCATTGTACTTTCATTGGGATTTGATTGTTTACGCAAAGCGACATTGGTTAAACATTTTCGAAGAGGAATGTGATTTTAGACACCGgtgagtttgtttttgttttccaataATTCAAACAGCTGTAATGTTCTCAAACGATAACGACTTCCGAGATTCGGAAAACTTTTGTTGGTTGATACATCAGCATTCAAAATGGGCGACATAAAACGTTGTCTTTTAAAAATGAGAATGCtttttttgctcaaatattccaaaaaatgaatacttttttggGTGTTTTCCTTGATATATCCGTGTTTTACACGCGTTTACGTTCCTTATAACAAATTGGTATCACAAACATCACATCATTTATGCATCGCGTGATTGAGTTTCATCAAGCTTGAATTTCATTAACAAATCAGGCAGCAGGCAAATCTTACTACAGACCTCTTAACTGTTCTTTAAGATGTACGAATAATCCCGGAATTCGAGCGCGTATTGGTATATACAGATTGACTGCGTCAATTGCTGCTTATCAATGATACGCTGATACGATCTCATCCGATATTCtctttgttttattgacatCGAGTGTGTCGGATTTTTGTAATTACCTGTCTTTGTCGGCCGTTATCACTACAAGAGATGCAAATCGTACTaataatatgttgaaatattacGTAATTATGCCAGTCGTATCTATGATGAAGCCAAGTTACCCCTTATATATTGTTACAATATCAACGAGTGTTTGAATAATAGTTGATGGTGTCATTTACATGAAGGCTAAGTATACATACTGTTCATTTGTTCGCTTAATGTTCTTATGCTATTTCTGTATATTccacacttattttttttttctaaattaagtCTCCATGGTAAACATCTTTGTAAGGTAGCCTGTTTTTGATTCACTTTTGCCCTGAGATGTTTTCCTATGAGCTATTAGTGTTACCACAATTTCAAAATTACACAATTTCCGTTAAACAACGTCTCCAATGGCAAATTCTCATCGAAGTTAAAGGTAATGCAACACATAATACGTTAGAAAACGCAAGGATATATGAACGttgtacatataattattattacatacGTTTTAGTTTCGTTTACATTCAATATTAAGAATCAGactaaataaaatgattttattattacgtaagaaaatgtcttttttgtcagttttgaaAAGAGTCACTTTCTTTATAAAAGGTTAACGGtgaaatatgtcaatatttatagGTATTTAATAAGTTGCAGCGGGCGCCCAAAATACACCACTCTATTGAATTCATGATCATTGTTTTCGTATACTATAATATTACAACTATAATTTCCGGTACAAGTGTCAAATCTGACGACGCCAACCGATTTCGAGGTGACTCACAGCATTTCGACAATTTTAAATACACCGATTCACAAGTGGCTATGTGAAGCATACATACATCGGTACATAAATGGTTAAACTGGCAATACGATTTCGGAAAGGACCTGTTTGCtacttttattaacatatagtGCTCTACATGCGAACTGACACGTAAGTTGCAAGATTAAAGACTGCAACAATGGTAATAAAGTATAGATAATTaaagcgcgaggcgctgaaagactatctgcgggcaaatatgtgagagttgcaaattttatttgaactatgggaatgggtgaagggcacatagataaaagtgaaaaatgtgccgaggGCCAAGACCGCTTGTGCGagggcgaggaaacaaacatatctttatCTATTTTAGGGTGTCTTGTGTCAATTTGTTATGttaatgtcacttcaatcgtcgttATACCCCTTCcgcatgtatttaatgttacaatgcacgcccctttcaatcgtttctaaagggTTTTCgctgctttgattagatatcatacaataggaaaatacaatacatcatatatttcatttccttttatgaacatacacgttttgtttaatgaaaataatttcttaacaaacaactccagcaataattccattcaaaatgcacagcgtATCACTTCAGTTGACGTCAtgatccccatgtatttaaaattacaatgcatgcccctttcaatcgtttctaaagggTGTTctgtgctttgattagatatcatacgtaag from Mya arenaria isolate MELC-2E11 chromosome 3, ASM2691426v1 harbors:
- the LOC128227870 gene encoding G-protein coupled receptor 4-like isoform X1 — protein: MDLAISTRDVKSYLSISVLSGGSLCESLHLKDSFVKMNWSNVSTSSDGGAIPANQFANLTAFDILYYTAPQVVMIDRVITPFWYIIGFLGNPISARIWLSRKVCKSNSSAVYFGSLAVVETVYLMLHVVYELQNAWGINTFHTPVRCEIFNFLLITPQYMVPMLVLGFTTERYIAVCHPFVMEKYCTVKRAVIVICCMGCASVALGLIQVYVWSYSDMFGCVFREGAEIFQQAWTWFTEMLLFLILPVACLLLNLLVIREIKRLSMESAAHGQGTNPASTITLLCVSFYFIFTLLPATIVYAMQQSVTQGDPSLPLEQWASDPVWSSYFTYLTIRKIVEEICLSNYATYFIIYYATGVYFRRSFRQMLCTPIKPNSRAKTSDFSVSLSNGKHTCAETVVLNDMESPSDT
- the LOC128227870 gene encoding G-protein coupled receptor 4-like isoform X4; the protein is MMNWSNVSTSSDGGAIPANQFANLTAFDILYYTAPQVVMIDRVITPFWYIIGFLGNPISARIWLSRKVCKSNSSAVYFGSLAVVETVYLMLHVVYELQNAWGINTFHTPVRCEIFNFLLITPQYMVPMLVLGFTTERYIAVCHPFVMEKYCTVKRAVIVICCMGCASVALGLIQVYVWSYSDMFGCVFREGAEIFQQAWTWFTEMLLFLILPVACLLLNLLVIREIKRLSMESAAHGQGTNPASTITLLCVSFYFIFTLLPATIVYAMQQSVTQGDPSLPLEQWASDPVWSSYFTYLTIRKIVEEICLSNYATYFIIYYATGVYFRRSFRQMLCTPIKPNSRAKTSDFSVSLSNGKHTCAETVVLNDMESPSDT
- the LOC128227870 gene encoding G-protein coupled receptor 4-like isoform X3, which encodes MLKMNWSNVSTSSDGGAIPANQFANLTAFDILYYTAPQVVMIDRVITPFWYIIGFLGNPISARIWLSRKVCKSNSSAVYFGSLAVVETVYLMLHVVYELQNAWGINTFHTPVRCEIFNFLLITPQYMVPMLVLGFTTERYIAVCHPFVMEKYCTVKRAVIVICCMGCASVALGLIQVYVWSYSDMFGCVFREGAEIFQQAWTWFTEMLLFLILPVACLLLNLLVIREIKRLSMESAAHGQGTNPASTITLLCVSFYFIFTLLPATIVYAMQQSVTQGDPSLPLEQWASDPVWSSYFTYLTIRKIVEEICLSNYATYFIIYYATGVYFRRSFRQMLCTPIKPNSRAKTSDFSVSLSNGKHTCAETVVLNDMESPSDT
- the LOC128227870 gene encoding G-protein coupled receptor 4-like isoform X2, with protein sequence MKQRTSMNWSNVSTSSDGGAIPANQFANLTAFDILYYTAPQVVMIDRVITPFWYIIGFLGNPISARIWLSRKVCKSNSSAVYFGSLAVVETVYLMLHVVYELQNAWGINTFHTPVRCEIFNFLLITPQYMVPMLVLGFTTERYIAVCHPFVMEKYCTVKRAVIVICCMGCASVALGLIQVYVWSYSDMFGCVFREGAEIFQQAWTWFTEMLLFLILPVACLLLNLLVIREIKRLSMESAAHGQGTNPASTITLLCVSFYFIFTLLPATIVYAMQQSVTQGDPSLPLEQWASDPVWSSYFTYLTIRKIVEEICLSNYATYFIIYYATGVYFRRSFRQMLCTPIKPNSRAKTSDFSVSLSNGKHTCAETVVLNDMESPSDT
- the LOC128227870 gene encoding G-protein coupled receptor 4-like isoform X6, giving the protein MNWSNVSTSSDGGAIPANQFANLTAFDILYYTAPQVVMIDRVITPFWYIIGFLGNPISARIWLSRKVCKSNSSAVYFGSLAVVETVYLMLHVVYELQNAWGINTFHTPVRCEIFNFLLITPQYMVPMLVLGFTTERYIAVCHPFVMEKYCTVKRAVIVICCMGCASVALGLIQVYVWSYSDMFGCVFREGAEIFQQAWTWFTEMLLFLILPVACLLLNLLVIREIKRLSMESAAHGQGTNPASTITLLCVSFYFIFTLLPATIVYAMQQSVTQGDPSLPLEQWASDPVWSSYFTYLTIRKIVEEICLSNYATYFIIYYATGVYFRRSFRQMLCTPIKPNSRAKTSDFSVSLSNGKHTCAETVVLNDMESPSDT